Proteins from a single region of Lysinibacillus sp. JNUCC-52:
- a CDS encoding tape measure protein — MSVRTTMTLTDRMTGTLQKMMKAMNSTIRTMEQMHISSNRAGDMRSLQRATRVIQSARVAFDRLSASARLAFQNVGDVGDIFSGTSGGISAATSGVDKFFSKFVGFASNILSVKNLTEGFKKLASASDSYSNTNTRIANINDGSQTQAELQNKIYRASQRSLSSYNDMATTVAKLNAGDTFGSNDEAIRFSELMNKSFAASGASGQEKADSMKQITQAMASGGLQGDEFTSIAEKAPLLADAIADSLGKSTSELKQMSSDGEITADIIKNALFNAADEIEDKFSKTPKTFSDAMTVFKNYAQNAFEPIFKRFSEFVNSDAFGVLAGHAMVFVNLFVLGLSLVFDILERVYNGIVTFGDMLQNTWSLVGPIIVAVATSLGSYLTILTAYRGVLMIVAAYEAVRTFALGVLAAASMLATGATLAQTSAVWGLNTALLAFPGTWILIAFIAVIALVVTAMLMWAVQTAAVFGAIVGGVYWLGAVFYNVFIGILNINITVVEWLVNTWNKAIFFVQLAWIALNLMVRTVLDAIGNNIISVAEWIANTFNALVYGVQMAFYTMGTMVLKTVGGIADGIFNVINNALGGISNLINGAIGGVNKFIGLLNGVLDTDLSKIGTVDLKLSSGATNFGDTLQNLIKAPTKADKITLERKNTAGEYMNSVTMPTAPTNRQFERLDYKDLGTAYDKGNEIGKSLSLAGSEKLGVMADKLKGLAGSMNKDDDNSNSFPSSLTDDLVKSAPSESGLGKNADDNQKLNGGNIDKVGKIDDKIDLADEYLELFKDIAEGKAINNIVSLTPNLQVHNNFEDTTGSAMEKMLNKFGDLSNASGNVAKINDYVSQALNVPVRDDVEVSNEVREKVSASSLANNSKAVVQHIQSEPKFYFTGDIREKVDVHEVVKFITQGLKDEQNRSVEGVYG, encoded by the coding sequence ATGTCAGTTCGTACAACCATGACCTTGACCGATAGAATGACTGGTACTCTTCAAAAGATGATGAAAGCTATGAATAGTACTATCCGAACGATGGAGCAAATGCATATATCATCCAACAGAGCAGGAGATATGCGTAGCCTGCAACGAGCAACGCGCGTTATTCAAAGTGCAAGGGTAGCTTTTGATAGATTAAGTGCTAGTGCAAGACTTGCATTTCAAAATGTTGGTGATGTAGGTGATATTTTTAGTGGGACTTCTGGAGGGATATCAGCCGCCACAAGTGGAGTGGATAAGTTTTTTAGTAAATTTGTAGGTTTTGCTTCTAATATTTTATCGGTAAAGAATTTAACTGAGGGTTTTAAAAAGTTAGCAAGCGCTTCTGATTCTTATAGTAATACTAATACGCGAATCGCTAATATTAATGACGGTTCGCAAACACAAGCGGAGTTGCAGAATAAGATTTATAGAGCTTCTCAGCGAAGTTTAAGCTCTTATAATGATATGGCTACTACTGTTGCGAAATTAAACGCTGGGGACACTTTTGGTAGCAATGATGAAGCTATCCGATTCAGTGAGCTGATGAATAAATCTTTCGCTGCTTCAGGAGCTAGTGGTCAAGAAAAGGCTGACAGTATGAAACAAATAACGCAAGCAATGGCTTCTGGAGGATTGCAAGGTGATGAGTTTACATCTATCGCAGAAAAGGCTCCATTGCTTGCAGATGCAATTGCAGATTCGTTAGGAAAAAGTACAAGTGAACTAAAGCAAATGTCATCTGATGGGGAAATTACAGCGGATATTATTAAAAATGCATTATTTAATGCTGCTGACGAAATTGAAGATAAATTTAGTAAAACGCCGAAAACATTTTCAGACGCTATGACCGTATTTAAAAACTATGCGCAAAACGCATTTGAACCTATATTTAAACGGTTCAGCGAATTTGTTAATTCGGATGCATTTGGAGTTTTAGCAGGTCATGCAATGGTTTTTGTAAATTTGTTTGTATTAGGTTTATCGTTAGTGTTTGACATTTTAGAAAGGGTTTATAATGGAATAGTTACATTTGGAGATATGTTACAGAATACTTGGTCTTTGGTTGGGCCAATAATTGTAGCAGTAGCAACATCATTGGGTTCATATTTGACGATATTAACTGCGTATAGGGGAGTATTAATGATAGTTGCAGCTTATGAGGCAGTAAGAACTTTCGCATTAGGTGTGCTGGCAGCGGCCTCTATGCTAGCTACAGGTGCAACCTTGGCTCAAACATCAGCTGTATGGGGATTAAATACAGCATTACTCGCCTTCCCTGGAACATGGATTCTAATAGCATTTATTGCTGTTATCGCTTTAGTAGTAACCGCAATGCTGATGTGGGCTGTACAAACTGCAGCTGTATTTGGCGCAATTGTTGGAGGCGTTTATTGGCTAGGTGCTGTTTTCTATAACGTTTTTATAGGTATATTGAACATAAATATTACCGTTGTTGAATGGCTCGTTAATACATGGAATAAGGCTATATTCTTTGTACAACTAGCATGGATTGCCTTAAATCTTATGGTTAGAACTGTATTAGATGCCATAGGAAATAATATAATTAGTGTAGCTGAATGGATTGCAAATACCTTCAACGCTTTAGTGTACGGTGTACAGATGGCATTTTATACGATGGGTACTATGGTGCTGAAAACGGTTGGTGGAATTGCAGATGGTATTTTTAATGTCATTAATAATGCATTAGGTGGAATATCTAATCTTATCAACGGTGCAATCGGTGGGGTAAATAAATTTATAGGTTTGCTTAATGGTGTGCTGGATACAGATCTTTCCAAGATAGGTACAGTAGATTTAAAATTAAGTAGTGGTGCAACTAACTTTGGGGATACTCTTCAAAATCTTATTAAAGCACCTACAAAGGCCGACAAGATTACTCTAGAAAGAAAGAACACCGCTGGTGAATATATGAATAGTGTGACTATGCCTACTGCACCAACTAATAGACAATTTGAACGTTTAGACTACAAAGACTTAGGTACTGCTTACGATAAAGGTAATGAAATAGGAAAATCTCTTTCACTTGCAGGTAGTGAAAAATTAGGTGTTATGGCCGATAAGTTAAAAGGGCTAGCGGGGTCAATGAATAAAGATGATGATAATTCTAATTCATTTCCATCCAGTTTGACAGATGATCTTGTAAAATCAGCACCTTCAGAATCAGGTCTTGGAAAAAATGCTGATGATAATCAAAAACTTAACGGTGGAAATATAGATAAAGTTGGGAAGATTGATGACAAAATCGATCTTGCAGACGAATATCTCGAATTATTTAAAGATATTGCGGAAGGTAAAGCGATTAACAACATTGTTTCGCTAACACCAAATTTACAGGTCCATAATAATTTTGAAGATACAACTGGTAGTGCAATGGAAAAAATGCTTAATAAATTCGGTGATTTATCCAATGCGAGTGGCAATGTTGCTAAAATAAATGACTATGTATCACAAGCTTTGAATGTTCCAGTTAGGGATGACGTTGAAGTATCAAATGAAGTGCGAGAAAAAGTTTCTGCGTCATCTTTAGCAAATAACAGTAAAGCTGTAGTGCAACATATTCAAAGTGAACCGAAGTTTTATTTTACTGGCGATATTCGTGAAAAAGTGGATGTTCATGAAGTCGTAAAGTTTATTACACAAGGTTTGAAAGATGAGCAGAATCGTTCGGTAGAGGGGGTATATGGATGA
- a CDS encoding LysM peptidoglycan-binding domain-containing protein, translating into MIGIYLSANNDKEGFRIPINPPELSFKQDADGEEFSVAKIGAVKVPKPMKLPEFSFSSYFPSQDTHYAETQFVEPKKYIDQIKKWMAEETVIRFVYVGGSFSVNDLFTIESFEVKDQFGTSDVDYTISFKKYVPFGFKKMELVKKSTTPTVSAKKKSVKQVVKKETPRENTKQIPQTYSLVKGDSLWKIAQKYTGNGANYKALQSLNGIKDSELRKLPIGLKVKIPPEWTVKK; encoded by the coding sequence ATGATAGGAATCTATCTTAGTGCTAACAATGATAAAGAAGGATTTCGTATTCCGATTAATCCACCAGAATTATCATTTAAACAGGATGCTGACGGAGAAGAGTTTTCCGTCGCTAAGATAGGTGCTGTGAAAGTACCTAAACCTATGAAATTACCAGAGTTCTCGTTCTCCTCATATTTTCCGTCGCAGGATACACATTACGCGGAAACACAATTTGTAGAGCCTAAAAAGTATATTGACCAAATAAAAAAGTGGATGGCCGAAGAAACGGTTATCCGCTTTGTTTATGTAGGTGGTTCATTTTCTGTTAATGACCTGTTTACAATTGAAAGTTTTGAAGTAAAAGATCAATTTGGTACGTCCGACGTGGATTATACCATCTCTTTTAAAAAGTATGTGCCGTTTGGATTCAAAAAGATGGAACTTGTTAAAAAGAGTACTACACCAACTGTCTCAGCTAAGAAAAAGTCAGTGAAGCAAGTAGTGAAAAAGGAAACTCCAAGAGAAAATACTAAGCAAATACCACAGACGTATAGTTTAGTAAAAGGAGATTCACTTTGGAAGATAGCACAAAAGTATACTGGAAACGGAGCAAATTATAAAGCATTGCAATCCTTGAACGGGATTAAAGATAGTGAATTAAGGAAGTTGCCAATTGGGTTGAAAGTAAAAATTCCACCTGAATGGACGGTTAAGAAATGA
- a CDS encoding XkdQ/YqbQ family protein: protein MVDNRDGNIYEVPVTSLSWKTEKTGKASELTVNLLNPNPLENKIVSGAIVRVIDGKHKVFYGYSFKAGFGKDSDFNIIAYDQLKYLMYEDTFVIPSMLAEKAIERICSIANLQLISVAKTGFTTPGMVEEDKKALDVIMKCIDSAIVATNQSFVFMDEFGSLGLHNINDLVIPPTDFYIGEESLLYDYDYSVSIEDSYNRVKLVLDDKETSKRRVFIAQDSSNIAKWGQLQYYKKVDENMTPSQIESLLNVLLTVHNTEKKELSLKCLGDWRVRAGKMVFIYIEKLKIKQLFLVEACTHDWSAKVHTMSLELKVIS from the coding sequence TTGGTTGATAATCGTGATGGGAATATTTACGAAGTGCCTGTCACTTCACTTAGCTGGAAGACTGAAAAAACAGGGAAAGCATCGGAGCTTACTGTTAATTTGTTAAATCCTAATCCACTTGAAAATAAAATTGTATCAGGTGCAATAGTAAGAGTAATTGATGGAAAACATAAAGTTTTTTATGGCTATTCATTTAAGGCGGGTTTTGGTAAGGATAGCGATTTTAATATTATTGCTTACGATCAACTCAAGTATTTAATGTATGAAGATACTTTTGTTATTCCATCGATGTTAGCAGAAAAAGCCATTGAGCGTATTTGCAGTATAGCAAATCTTCAATTAATTTCTGTAGCGAAAACAGGCTTTACAACGCCTGGAATGGTTGAAGAAGATAAGAAAGCATTAGATGTCATTATGAAATGCATTGATTCGGCTATTGTGGCTACAAATCAAAGCTTTGTTTTTATGGATGAGTTTGGCTCGCTAGGATTGCATAATATTAATGATTTAGTTATACCCCCTACAGACTTTTATATAGGGGAAGAAAGTCTTTTGTACGACTATGATTATTCGGTATCCATTGAGGATTCTTACAATCGAGTAAAACTGGTGTTAGATGATAAAGAGACATCAAAACGTAGAGTATTTATTGCGCAGGATAGTAGCAATATCGCTAAATGGGGACAGTTGCAGTATTACAAAAAGGTAGACGAAAATATGACGCCTTCCCAGATTGAAAGTCTGCTGAATGTATTGCTTACGGTCCATAATACAGAAAAAAAAGAACTGTCATTAAAATGTTTAGGTGATTGGCGAGTGCGCGCAGGAAAGATGGTATTTATCTATATAGAGAAATTAAAAATTAAGCAGTTATTTTTGGTGGAAGCATGCACACATGATTGGTCAGCTAAAGTTCATACAATGAGCTTAGAATTGAAGGTGATTTCATGA
- a CDS encoding DUF2577 domain-containing protein encodes MSLLELIKTTAMAAFNASNPVNIVLGTVIGAKPLKIEIHSKLILTDEFLLVAEHLTRHERIASIQYEHPKSYTKNQIGDDIKQTSSTWQNQGESTAVPYEKYEMKYLKLILEDGLKEGDKVVLHRVQGGQKYFVSDRYKEGHDIWHYQQKQ; translated from the coding sequence ATGAGTTTACTAGAGTTAATCAAAACGACTGCAATGGCAGCCTTTAATGCGTCCAATCCAGTAAATATTGTCTTGGGGACAGTTATTGGAGCAAAGCCTTTAAAAATTGAAATACACTCGAAGCTTATTTTAACGGATGAATTTTTACTAGTTGCAGAGCATCTTACTCGACACGAAAGAATAGCGAGTATTCAGTACGAACATCCGAAAAGCTACACCAAAAATCAAATTGGTGATGACATTAAACAGACAAGTTCGACATGGCAAAATCAAGGTGAATCGACCGCGGTGCCTTATGAAAAATATGAAATGAAATACTTAAAGCTCATCTTAGAAGATGGTTTAAAAGAAGGCGATAAAGTAGTGTTGCATAGAGTACAAGGTGGTCAAAAGTATTTTGTATCAGACAGATATAAGGAGGGTCATGACATATGGCACTACCAACAGAAGCAATAA